Proteins from a genomic interval of Sulfurimonas sp. HSL3-2:
- a CDS encoding ferric reductase-like transmembrane domain-containing protein, translating into MRTIIWIAALMPIFYMSFCYSLGLGWQMPVIIAKFLNGYLHLHIGGYPGNVVKFLQDTTAKTALNLFILTLALKPLHSYLKFDLLKYKRLIGLFGFFYVFLHVIVFIWLKHHFDMGDVTRAVSHHLYIIFGLFAFAIILMMAITSIPFLYRKFHSWHKLFYIAMVFVILHFLLGQKHISFIDIIYVAVISALLALKLLKR; encoded by the coding sequence ATGAGAACGATTATCTGGATTGCGGCTCTTATGCCGATTTTTTATATGTCATTTTGCTATTCCCTTGGTCTTGGGTGGCAGATGCCTGTCATTATAGCAAAGTTTTTAAACGGCTATCTGCATCTTCACATAGGCGGATATCCCGGAAATGTAGTCAAGTTTTTACAAGATACGACCGCAAAGACGGCGTTGAATCTGTTTATCTTGACGCTTGCACTCAAACCTCTTCACAGCTATCTGAAGTTTGATCTGCTCAAATACAAGAGACTTATCGGCCTATTCGGTTTTTTCTATGTCTTCTTACATGTAATAGTGTTTATATGGTTGAAACACCATTTCGATATGGGTGATGTCACAAGAGCTGTAAGCCATCATCTTTACATCATATTCGGGCTTTTCGCATTTGCGATCATCTTGATGATGGCGATCACATCCATACCGTTCTTATATCGAAAGTTTCACTCTTGGCATAAACTTTTTTACATCGCTATGGTCTTTGTGATCCTGCACTTTCTTTTGGGACAAAAACATATCTCGTTTATAGATATCATCTATGTAGCCGTGATCTCTGCACTTCTGGCACTCAAACTTCTAAAGCGCTAA